A part of Deltaproteobacteria bacterium genomic DNA contains:
- the tolR gene encoding protein TolR has protein sequence MNVADGRGPKRQLSEINVTPFVDVMLVLLIIFMVTAPLMQQGIDVELPKTQSQGLRSDNQPLVVTVKREGQVFVQNAEVPIDQLGAKLQAIFDTREDRLVYLRADAKVAYGTVAKALAILRGAGATSIGMVTEPEA, from the coding sequence ATGAACGTCGCCGACGGCCGGGGCCCGAAGCGGCAGCTCTCCGAGATCAACGTCACCCCGTTCGTCGACGTGATGCTGGTGCTGCTCATCATCTTCATGGTGACCGCGCCGCTGATGCAGCAGGGGATCGACGTCGAGCTGCCCAAGACGCAGTCCCAGGGCCTGCGCTCCGACAACCAGCCGCTCGTCGTCACGGTGAAGCGCGAGGGACAGGTCTTCGTCCAAAACGCCGAGGTTCCGATCGATCAGCTCGGCGCCAAGCTGCAAGCCATCTTCGACACGCGTGAGGACCGACTCGTGTATCTGCGAGCAGACGCGAAGGTCGCCTACGGGACGGTGGCGAAGGCGCTCGCAATCCTTCGCGGCGCCGGCGCGACGAGCATCGGCATGGTGACCGAGCCCGAGGCGTGA
- a CDS encoding Tol-Pal system subunit TolQ, producing MLDYILGSSPVVSAVLLLLILASISSWAILVMKFRELRAAERDTEQFVEAYLESPVDTAYEVSRRHGASPLATVFRSGYTELARLEKMQGAHGQLTRDQVEAVVSRLGWVRGEEMHRLERGLSFLATVASSGPFVGLFGTVVGIMNSFESIGASGSASLAVVAPGIAEALVATAVGLFAAIPAAVGYNYSSARLNRLAARLETFCLEFCDQLRRTPVKAA from the coding sequence ATGCTCGATTACATACTCGGCTCGAGTCCCGTGGTCTCCGCCGTGCTCCTGCTTCTGATCCTCGCGTCGATCTCGTCGTGGGCGATCCTGGTCATGAAGTTCCGCGAGCTGCGCGCAGCCGAACGGGACACCGAGCAGTTCGTCGAGGCCTACCTCGAAAGCCCCGTCGACACCGCGTACGAGGTCTCCCGCCGTCACGGCGCCAGCCCGCTCGCAACCGTGTTCCGTTCCGGATACACGGAGCTCGCGCGGCTCGAGAAGATGCAGGGCGCGCACGGGCAGCTGACCCGCGACCAGGTCGAGGCCGTCGTGAGCCGACTGGGCTGGGTTCGCGGTGAGGAGATGCATCGCCTGGAGCGGGGGCTCTCGTTCCTCGCGACGGTCGCGAGCTCCGGTCCGTTCGTCGGGCTGTTCGGAACCGTCGTCGGCATCATGAACTCGTTCGAGTCGATCGGAGCCTCGGGCTCTGCGAGCCTCGCGGTCGTCGCGCCCGGTATCGCGGAGGCGCTGGTCGCGACCGCGGTCGGACTGTTCGCCGCGATCCCGGCGGCGGTCGGCTACAACTATTCGAGCGCGCGCTTGAACCGGCTCGCCGCTCGGCTCGAGACGTTCTGTCTGGAGTTCTGCGACCAGCTTCGCCGCACTCCAGTGAAGGCGGCATGA
- a CDS encoding leucyl aminopeptidase, whose protein sequence is MQIEVQRKDAAAAGGDAVVIPLTRADAPPRALGALDDAIGGWLARVWSAGDFSGKTGEVISFPVAGLAARRVILIGLGDEKNASAETLRAAAGRAAKALARAKAKQASLVVPALRRVKPEEAAQALAEGALLGAYRFDKYKSDDDRPAALEKLALLASDARQLAALRRGAKLGQVLAESANFARDLSNEPGTTCTPEHLAAEARKLGRAHGLKVTVYAEKELEREKMAGILTVGRGSAHPPRLIVIEHGASAKPARKRPRLALVGKGITFDSGGVSIKPAASMDEMKHDMSGGAAVMGALRAAALLDLPCHVIGIVAAAQNMPDGNAYVPGDIIRSSQGKTIEVLNTDAEGRIVLSDALHHATSFKPDAIVDLATLTGACLVALGEVACAVLGNDEKLIGKVRAAADATHERAWPLPLWEEHKTAIKGTVGDIVNTGGRNGGVSTAAAFLSHFVGETPWAHLDIAGTAWATKESPYHVKGATGFGVRLLIELLRRWK, encoded by the coding sequence ATGCAGATCGAGGTCCAACGCAAGGATGCCGCTGCCGCGGGCGGAGACGCCGTGGTGATCCCGCTCACCCGCGCCGATGCTCCGCCGCGCGCGCTGGGCGCGCTCGACGACGCGATTGGCGGCTGGCTGGCGCGGGTCTGGAGCGCCGGCGACTTCTCCGGAAAGACCGGCGAGGTGATTTCGTTTCCCGTGGCCGGGCTCGCCGCCAGGCGCGTGATCCTGATCGGGCTCGGCGACGAGAAGAACGCGAGCGCCGAGACGCTTCGGGCTGCAGCCGGCCGCGCAGCCAAGGCGCTCGCGCGCGCGAAGGCGAAGCAGGCTTCGCTCGTCGTTCCGGCACTTCGACGCGTGAAACCCGAAGAGGCCGCTCAGGCGCTCGCGGAAGGCGCGCTGCTGGGCGCCTATCGCTTCGACAAGTACAAGAGCGACGACGATCGACCCGCCGCCCTCGAGAAGCTCGCGCTGCTCGCGTCCGACGCGCGCCAGCTCGCCGCGCTTCGCCGCGGCGCGAAGCTCGGACAGGTGCTCGCCGAGTCGGCGAACTTCGCGCGCGACCTCTCCAACGAGCCGGGCACGACCTGCACGCCCGAGCACCTGGCAGCGGAGGCGCGCAAGCTCGGGCGCGCGCACGGCCTGAAAGTGACGGTGTACGCGGAGAAGGAGCTCGAGCGCGAGAAGATGGCCGGAATCCTCACCGTCGGACGCGGCAGCGCGCATCCGCCGCGGCTGATCGTGATCGAGCACGGGGCTTCCGCGAAGCCCGCGCGCAAGCGTCCGCGGCTCGCGCTGGTCGGGAAAGGCATCACGTTCGACTCCGGCGGAGTCTCGATCAAGCCGGCCGCGAGCATGGACGAGATGAAGCACGACATGTCCGGGGGCGCGGCCGTGATGGGCGCGCTGCGCGCCGCCGCCCTGCTCGACCTGCCCTGTCACGTGATCGGAATCGTCGCCGCGGCGCAGAACATGCCCGACGGCAACGCGTACGTGCCCGGCGACATCATCCGCAGCTCGCAGGGCAAGACGATCGAGGTGTTGAACACGGACGCCGAGGGGCGGATCGTGCTCTCCGACGCCCTGCACCACGCCACGAGCTTCAAGCCGGACGCGATCGTCGACCTCGCCACGCTCACGGGGGCGTGTCTGGTCGCTCTGGGGGAGGTGGCCTGCGCCGTGCTCGGGAACGACGAGAAGCTAATCGGAAAGGTCCGCGCGGCCGCGGACGCGACGCACGAGCGGGCCTGGCCTCTCCCTCTCTGGGAGGAGCACAAGACGGCGATCAAGGGGACCGTCGGAGACATCGTGAACACGGGGGGCCGCAACGGCGGCGTCTCGACCGCCGCGGCGTTCCTGTCCCATTTCGTCGGCGAGACGCCCTGGGCGCACCTCGACATCGCGGGCACGGCCTGGGCGACCAAGGAGTCCCCCTACCATGTGAAGGGCGCTACGGGCTTCGGAGTCCGATTGCTGATCGAGCTTCTGCGCCGCTGGAAATAG
- a CDS encoding cytochrome c, translating to MRVLLGLGASLIILSAASAGVAADDAAAKVAAADAASGAKVYKMYCETCHGPTGAGDGAVGKTLTPPPRNFQAGDFKYGGKDQDLFDVISNGAASKGGSPLMAPWGAVVPEADRWALVKFIHTLKK from the coding sequence ATGCGTGTACTTCTCGGTCTTGGCGCCTCGCTGATCATTCTCTCCGCCGCCTCCGCCGGTGTCGCCGCCGACGATGCAGCCGCGAAGGTCGCCGCCGCAGACGCGGCAAGCGGCGCCAAGGTCTACAAGATGTACTGCGAGACGTGCCACGGCCCGACCGGCGCGGGCGACGGCGCGGTCGGCAAGACGCTCACCCCGCCCCCGCGCAACTTCCAGGCCGGCGACTTCAAGTACGGCGGCAAGGATCAGGACCTCTTCGACGTGATCAGCAACGGTGCCGCGTCGAAGGGCGGCTCGCCGCTGATGGCTCCCTGGGGCGCCGTGGTTCCCGAGGCCGACCGCTGGGCGCTCGTGAAGTTCATCCACACGCTCAAGAAGTAG
- a CDS encoding sigma-70 family RNA polymerase sigma factor produces MADDENDTDATATALPVPVATSGLERVPRDALSRYFYEVGRYALLSREEELALAERVFASGDPEAAQRLVLSNLRLVVKIALEYRRVWTNPLDLIQEGNVGLLQGVKRFDPHRGVKLSSYASYWIRAYILKYLIDNIRMVRVGSSRAERKLFFQLSRVKRELEREGLDPEPRLLAERLGVREPEVVDLQHRLAHGDLSTDAPVRRDEPGGASFGESLASSDGRLDDAVAEQDMRRTLREHIDRFAVDLGDREQKILRERVLAEEPKTLQEIGDELGLTRERIRQLEKNLVDGLRDYMKANLVDFEYWSPEG; encoded by the coding sequence GTGGCCGACGATGAGAACGATACCGACGCGACGGCGACCGCCCTTCCGGTCCCCGTCGCGACGTCCGGGCTCGAACGGGTCCCCCGGGACGCGCTCTCCCGCTACTTCTACGAGGTCGGGCGCTACGCGCTGCTGAGCCGCGAGGAGGAGCTGGCGCTTGCCGAGCGGGTCTTCGCGTCTGGCGATCCAGAGGCCGCGCAGCGGCTGGTGCTCTCGAACCTGCGCCTCGTGGTGAAGATCGCGCTCGAGTACCGGCGGGTCTGGACCAACCCGCTCGATCTGATCCAGGAGGGCAACGTCGGGCTGCTCCAGGGCGTGAAACGCTTCGATCCGCACCGGGGGGTGAAGCTCTCGTCCTACGCGTCGTACTGGATCCGCGCTTACATCCTCAAGTACCTGATCGACAACATCCGCATGGTGCGCGTGGGGTCGAGCCGGGCCGAGCGCAAGCTCTTCTTCCAACTCTCGCGGGTCAAGCGCGAGCTCGAGCGCGAGGGTCTCGATCCCGAGCCCCGGCTTCTCGCCGAGCGGCTCGGCGTGCGCGAGCCCGAGGTCGTGGATCTGCAGCACCGGCTCGCGCACGGAGACCTGTCCACCGACGCGCCAGTGCGACGCGACGAGCCCGGCGGCGCGAGCTTCGGCGAATCGCTGGCTTCGAGCGACGGCCGATTGGACGACGCCGTCGCCGAGCAGGACATGCGCCGAACGCTGCGCGAGCACATCGACCGCTTCGCCGTGGATCTGGGCGATCGCGAGCAGAAGATCCTGCGCGAGCGCGTGCTCGCAGAGGAGCCGAAGACCCTGCAGGAGATCGGCGACGAGCTCGGCCTCACGCGCGAGCGGATCCGCCAGCTAGAGAAGAACCTCGTCGACGGCCTGCGCGACTACATGAAGGCCAATCTCGTCGACTTCGAGTACTGGTCCCCGGAGGGCTGA
- a CDS encoding tetratricopeptide repeat protein, whose amino-acid sequence MRRLQGLASGAENPAVAAFARRHLPIALILLVVAAVLLPNEVAIWVDREGQTWLSNREQPAPGAERVSPEDLAIRWNGRRTGEPLPLGTRSSDEDDRYLSAVLAARGDIERGDLQTGLRALRRLLREQPTRPEAALLLAQVERHRGRLEPAREALDAVLSTASRVPDRWREAATRERSEIDQELALATSRDGQTWETHSFESRHFLVRFDHQFAGRAYGEQVVDVLEQAREAMRAKLGRTLSRPLEVRLYTRAHYLDAYQHRFGFATVGFYDGAIHVVSAKRPRNELYALVVHEYVHALFKEATGSHQPFFLNEGIADRAEEAARGRKQLSREEWRRLVDALRGGEWIPLESLVQGFSGLAGARALLAYLESRAAVELIEARRPEAIAAFLEACAGGAAWQSALRSATGWDTRELEQALQSEVRSRFSDDPLASAGDPRL is encoded by the coding sequence ATGCGCCGCCTTCAGGGGCTCGCTAGCGGAGCCGAAAACCCAGCGGTGGCTGCGTTCGCACGCCGGCACCTGCCAATCGCGCTGATCCTGCTCGTCGTCGCGGCCGTTCTGCTGCCGAACGAGGTTGCGATCTGGGTCGATCGCGAGGGCCAGACCTGGCTCAGCAATCGCGAGCAGCCCGCCCCCGGGGCGGAGCGCGTCTCCCCGGAGGACCTCGCGATCCGCTGGAACGGCCGCCGCACCGGTGAGCCGCTGCCGCTCGGAACGCGCTCGAGCGACGAGGACGATCGCTATCTCTCGGCGGTGCTCGCCGCGCGTGGCGACATCGAGCGCGGGGACCTGCAGACGGGCCTGCGCGCACTGCGCCGGCTGCTTCGCGAGCAGCCGACGCGGCCCGAGGCCGCGCTTCTGCTCGCGCAGGTGGAACGTCACCGCGGCCGGCTCGAGCCCGCGCGCGAGGCGCTCGATGCCGTGCTCTCCACGGCGAGCCGGGTGCCCGATCGCTGGCGCGAGGCGGCCACGCGCGAGCGGTCGGAGATCGACCAGGAGCTCGCTCTGGCGACGTCGCGCGACGGCCAGACCTGGGAGACGCACTCCTTCGAGTCGAGGCACTTCCTGGTCAGGTTCGATCACCAGTTCGCGGGCCGCGCCTACGGAGAGCAGGTCGTCGACGTGCTCGAGCAGGCGCGCGAGGCGATGCGAGCGAAGCTCGGTCGTACGCTCTCGCGGCCGCTCGAGGTGCGCCTCTACACGCGCGCGCACTACCTCGACGCGTATCAGCACCGCTTCGGCTTCGCGACGGTCGGCTTCTACGACGGCGCGATCCACGTGGTCTCCGCCAAGCGCCCGCGCAACGAGCTCTACGCGCTGGTCGTGCACGAGTACGTCCACGCGCTCTTCAAGGAGGCGACCGGCTCGCATCAGCCGTTCTTCCTGAACGAGGGAATCGCCGACCGCGCCGAGGAGGCCGCGCGCGGGCGCAAGCAGCTCTCGCGCGAGGAATGGCGGCGGCTGGTCGACGCGCTTCGCGGCGGCGAGTGGATTCCGCTCGAATCGCTGGTGCAGGGCTTCTCGGGCCTTGCGGGCGCGCGGGCGCTGCTCGCGTACCTCGAGTCTCGCGCGGCGGTCGAGCTGATCGAAGCCCGGCGGCCCGAGGCGATCGCCGCCTTTCTCGAGGCCTGCGCTGGGGGTGCCGCCTGGCAGAGTGCGCTGAGATCCGCGACCGGCTGGGACACGCGCGAGCTCGAGCAGGCGCTTCAGTCCGAGGTGCGCTCGCGCTTCTCGGACGATCCGCTCGCCTCGGCTGGCGATCCCCGCCTATGA
- a CDS encoding molybdenum cofactor biosynthesis protein MoaB, producing the protein MPLRDRPAEADGADLEEGVRDQRRVLGRGESVTSDAPSQHRAYAPKSIRCAVLTVSDSRTVADDKSGKLISELLLAAAHATVAHEIVPDEADAIRLAVLRALARSEVDAVIATGGTGVSPRDVTPDALEPLFEKRLAGFGELFRALSFEEIGAAAVLSRATAGTVAGKVVYVMPGSSGAVRLGMQKLILPELAHVVGQLRRADAPPSGAR; encoded by the coding sequence ATGCCGCTTCGCGATCGACCGGCTGAAGCAGACGGTGCCGATCTGGAAGAAGGAGTTCGCGACCAGCGGCGCGTACTGGGTCGAGGAGAATCCGTGACCTCGGACGCGCCGTCGCAGCACCGCGCCTACGCGCCGAAGTCGATCCGCTGCGCGGTGCTCACGGTGAGCGACAGCCGCACCGTCGCCGACGACAAGTCCGGCAAGCTGATCTCCGAGCTGCTTCTCGCGGCCGCCCACGCGACGGTCGCGCACGAGATCGTGCCGGACGAGGCGGACGCGATCCGGCTCGCGGTGCTGCGCGCGCTTGCGCGCTCCGAAGTCGATGCGGTGATCGCGACCGGCGGGACGGGTGTCTCGCCTCGCGACGTCACCCCGGACGCGCTCGAGCCGCTGTTCGAGAAGCGGCTGGCCGGCTTCGGAGAGCTGTTCCGGGCCCTCTCGTTCGAGGAGATCGGCGCCGCGGCGGTGCTGTCGCGTGCGACCGCGGGCACCGTCGCGGGGAAGGTCGTCTACGTCATGCCGGGCTCCTCCGGCGCCGTCCGGCTCGGCATGCAGAAGCTGATCCTGCCCGAGCTCGCGCACGTCGTCGGCCAGCTGCGCCGCGCGGATGCGCCGCCTTCAGGGGCTCGCTAG
- a CDS encoding molybdenum cofactor biosynthesis protein MoaE: MRVRVLLFAALREAVGQKQLELELPADATLAELIARLEREHELLVRYRGRLLVSLNEERAALETQLGDGDEVALLPPVSGGSDRSWIDTRPLSMDALLAEVTGPEMGGVVTFTGIVRNEARGAEIDHLEYEAYAPMAERELRNIRDEAAARWPQARLAIAHRVGRLAIGEAAVMIAAAAPHRPEAFEACRFAIDRLKQTVPIWKKEFATSGAYWVEENP, encoded by the coding sequence ATGCGCGTCCGCGTGCTCCTGTTCGCAGCCCTGCGTGAAGCCGTCGGCCAGAAGCAGCTCGAGCTTGAGCTTCCCGCCGATGCGACGCTGGCCGAGCTGATCGCGCGACTCGAGCGCGAGCACGAGTTGCTCGTGCGCTACCGCGGCCGCCTGCTCGTGAGCCTGAACGAGGAGCGCGCAGCGCTCGAAACCCAGCTCGGCGATGGCGACGAGGTCGCGCTGCTGCCGCCGGTCTCGGGCGGATCGGACCGCTCCTGGATCGACACGCGTCCGCTCTCGATGGACGCGCTTCTCGCCGAGGTGACCGGCCCCGAGATGGGCGGCGTGGTCACATTCACCGGCATCGTGCGAAACGAGGCGCGCGGCGCCGAGATCGATCACCTCGAATACGAGGCCTATGCACCGATGGCCGAGCGCGAGCTGCGCAACATCCGCGACGAGGCGGCCGCGCGCTGGCCGCAGGCGCGCCTCGCCATCGCGCACCGGGTCGGGCGGCTCGCGATCGGCGAGGCCGCGGTGATGATCGCCGCCGCCGCACCGCACCGCCCGGAAGCCTTCGAGGCATGCCGCTTCGCGATCGACCGGCTGAAGCAGACGGTGCCGATCTGGAAGAAGGAGTTCGCGACCAGCGGCGCGTACTGGGTCGAGGAGAATCCGTGA
- a CDS encoding NifU family protein: MAPSLRDGPGEINALASRIAKPEHVRRALDVLRPGLVADGGNAELIGVTEDGTVRLEFQGACARCPAREMTRRLVLEPALRARVPGVTSVLVS, from the coding sequence ATGGCGCCAAGCCTACGAGATGGCCCCGGGGAGATCAACGCGCTGGCGTCGCGAATCGCGAAGCCGGAGCACGTGCGTCGAGCGCTCGACGTCCTCCGCCCGGGGCTGGTCGCCGACGGAGGGAACGCCGAGCTGATCGGCGTGACCGAGGACGGCACCGTTCGGCTCGAGTTCCAAGGCGCCTGCGCCCGCTGCCCCGCGCGAGAGATGACGCGCAGGCTGGTGCTCGAGCCCGCGCTTCGCGCGCGCGTGCCCGGCGTGACCTCGGTGCTGGTCTCGTAG
- a CDS encoding polymer-forming cytoskeletal protein: MAFKDFGKGKEGGAMAPAGGGVGALTAFIDQGSEFSGKLSFKDTVRIDGRFEGEISSENTLIVGETGSITASIRSKMIVISGEVHGEITASGQVVLHKTARVEGNIHTERLVVEDGAVFTGRVEMNAKPARPNTSTPAAKDQAKG; the protein is encoded by the coding sequence ATGGCATTCAAGGACTTCGGCAAGGGCAAGGAAGGGGGCGCCATGGCTCCCGCGGGTGGCGGCGTTGGCGCTCTCACGGCGTTCATCGACCAGGGCTCCGAGTTCTCCGGCAAGCTCAGCTTCAAGGACACGGTCCGCATCGACGGCCGATTCGAGGGCGAGATCTCGAGCGAGAACACGCTGATCGTCGGCGAGACCGGCTCGATCACGGCGAGCATCCGCTCGAAGATGATCGTGATCTCGGGCGAGGTTCACGGCGAGATCACGGCCAGCGGTCAGGTCGTCCTGCACAAGACGGCGCGCGTCGAGGGCAACATTCACACCGAGCGGCTGGTGGTCGAGGACGGCGCGGTCTTCACGGGGCGGGTCGAGATGAACGCGAAGCCTGCCCGGCCGAACACGTCGACGCCGGCGGCGAAGGATCAGGCAAAGGGCTAG
- a CDS encoding DNA polymerase III subunit, producing MPSGAYSCSVRSSRYRRSDRTPHRLRSHADRALSCGSLMTATDVNRIRTELARARLAGQVHGAYLFEGPPGTGKRDTAVWFARLLLCKQVGDGALEPCGACHDCHLLELRGETNDARPSHPDLHWVLADGARIKVDAVRDLRAALSLVANERGRRVALIPEADRLRAESANALLKTLEEPPPGAVLILVTPRAQALPRTLRSRTLRVRFPPFPEPAVRAALEADGVPARDAALASALGGASPLAARAWADASLEAAREMHEFLAGIAGVGATEILDFAEGFRRPGEAGREHAQLFLEVEAAFARDRAASAAASGDASGLERWMRVFEAASRARSELVRRNLNPQLVVEGLLLDLRASA from the coding sequence ATGCCATCTGGCGCCTACTCCTGCTCCGTCCGGAGCTCCCGTTACCGCAGATCGGATCGAACCCCGCATCGCTTGAGATCTCACGCGGATCGAGCGCTATCCTGCGGATCGCTTATGACCGCCACCGACGTGAATCGCATCCGGACCGAGCTCGCGCGCGCGAGACTCGCAGGTCAGGTGCACGGTGCCTACCTGTTCGAAGGTCCGCCGGGCACCGGGAAGCGAGACACCGCCGTCTGGTTCGCGAGGCTCCTCCTGTGCAAGCAGGTCGGCGACGGCGCGCTCGAGCCGTGTGGCGCCTGTCACGATTGCCATCTGCTCGAGCTTCGAGGCGAGACGAACGACGCGCGCCCGAGCCACCCGGATCTGCACTGGGTGCTGGCGGACGGCGCGCGGATCAAGGTCGATGCGGTGCGAGATCTTCGGGCGGCGCTGTCGCTGGTGGCGAACGAGCGCGGGCGCAGGGTCGCTCTGATCCCCGAGGCCGATCGGCTGCGCGCCGAGTCCGCCAATGCCCTGCTGAAGACGCTCGAGGAGCCGCCGCCGGGAGCGGTCCTGATCCTGGTCACGCCGCGCGCGCAGGCGCTGCCGCGAACGCTGCGCTCTCGGACGCTCCGCGTCCGCTTTCCGCCCTTCCCGGAGCCGGCCGTGCGCGCGGCGCTCGAGGCGGACGGAGTTCCCGCGCGGGACGCCGCGCTCGCCAGCGCCCTCGGCGGCGCGAGCCCGCTCGCGGCGCGCGCCTGGGCCGACGCGTCGCTCGAGGCCGCGCGCGAGATGCACGAGTTCCTGGCCGGAATCGCCGGAGTCGGCGCGACCGAGATCCTCGACTTCGCCGAGGGCTTCCGGCGCCCCGGTGAAGCCGGCCGCGAACACGCGCAGCTCTTCCTGGAGGTCGAGGCGGCGTTCGCGCGCGATCGCGCCGCGAGCGCGGCCGCGTCGGGAGACGCGAGCGGCCTCGAGCGCTGGATGCGCGTCTTCGAGGCCGCGTCGCGCGCGCGAAGCGAGCTCGTGCGCCGGAACCTGAATCCCCAGCTGGTGGTCGAGGGGCTGCTGCTCGACCTGCGCGCGAGCGCCTAG
- the metG gene encoding methionine--tRNA ligase: MPTPFYVTTPIYYPNAAPHLGTAYTTTYADTLIRYHRLLGDDAYFITGTDEHGEKLAEAAAAEGIAPQAFVDRMAARFREQWSALGLEPRRFVRTTDPEHVRAVRHFWQTLHERGEIELREYEGMYCVGCEEFKTERDLSGGRCPSHPSRNIESRRETNYFFRSSRYHTWLVAELERNPSLIEPERYRNEVLAMLRDPGLGDLCISRPRERLDWGIPLPFDEGFVAYVWADALITYLTAIGYPDDPAWTERWAGAQHLIAKEILKFHGVLWPIMLHAAGIPLYRALRVHGYWTLGGQKISKSATNLVDALGLKDVYGFETLRYFMLREMSFGLDAEFTEEALVARINADLANDLGNLVSRSLGMLGKYFDGRVPDGRGESELRAKAAQVASDVDRHLRAFSTQRALASLWELVGAANKYVDSSAPWVLAKDPARKPELAIVMYELFECIRVIGVLLAPFLPQTSAKILGALGAEAASAPLAEQLRWGRLAPGTQTRKTEALFPRIEAA; encoded by the coding sequence ATGCCGACGCCCTTCTACGTCACCACGCCGATCTACTATCCGAACGCGGCGCCGCACTTGGGAACCGCCTACACCACGACGTACGCCGACACGCTGATCCGCTACCACCGGCTGCTTGGAGACGACGCGTACTTCATCACCGGGACCGACGAGCACGGTGAGAAGCTGGCCGAGGCCGCGGCCGCCGAGGGCATCGCTCCGCAGGCTTTCGTCGATCGCATGGCGGCGCGCTTTCGCGAGCAGTGGAGCGCGCTCGGTCTCGAGCCGCGGCGTTTCGTTCGCACCACCGATCCCGAGCACGTGCGCGCGGTGCGCCACTTCTGGCAGACCCTGCACGAGCGCGGCGAGATCGAGCTCCGCGAGTACGAGGGCATGTACTGCGTCGGCTGCGAGGAGTTCAAGACCGAGCGCGACCTTTCCGGCGGCCGCTGCCCCAGCCACCCGAGCCGCAACATCGAGAGCCGGCGCGAGACGAACTACTTCTTCCGCTCCTCGCGCTACCACACCTGGCTGGTCGCCGAGCTCGAGCGCAACCCGTCGCTGATCGAGCCGGAACGCTATCGCAACGAGGTGTTGGCGATGCTGCGCGATCCGGGCCTGGGAGATCTGTGCATCTCGCGCCCGCGCGAGCGACTCGACTGGGGCATTCCCCTGCCCTTCGACGAGGGATTCGTCGCCTACGTCTGGGCCGACGCGCTGATCACGTATCTCACCGCGATCGGCTACCCCGACGACCCGGCCTGGACCGAGCGCTGGGCGGGCGCGCAACACCTGATCGCGAAGGAGATCCTGAAGTTCCACGGCGTGCTCTGGCCGATCATGCTGCACGCCGCAGGCATTCCGCTCTACCGAGCCCTGCGCGTGCACGGCTACTGGACGCTCGGCGGCCAGAAAATCTCGAAGAGCGCGACGAACCTGGTCGACGCGCTGGGGCTGAAGGACGTGTACGGCTTCGAGACCCTGCGCTACTTCATGCTGCGCGAGATGTCGTTCGGCCTCGACGCGGAGTTCACCGAGGAGGCTCTGGTCGCGCGGATCAATGCGGACCTCGCCAACGACCTGGGCAACCTGGTCTCGCGCTCGCTCGGCATGCTGGGGAAGTATTTCGACGGCCGGGTTCCCGACGGCCGAGGCGAGAGCGAGCTGCGCGCGAAGGCCGCGCAGGTCGCCTCCGACGTCGATCGACACCTGCGCGCGTTCTCCACCCAACGCGCGCTCGCGTCCCTCTGGGAGCTGGTGGGCGCCGCGAACAAGTACGTCGACAGCTCCGCGCCCTGGGTGCTCGCCAAGGATCCCGCTCGCAAGCCCGAGCTCGCAATCGTGATGTACGAGCTCTTCGAGTGCATCCGCGTGATCGGCGTGCTGCTCGCGCCGTTCCTGCCGCAGACGAGCGCGAAGATCCTGGGCGCGCTCGGTGCGGAAGCCGCCTCCGCTCCGCTCGCGGAGCAGCTGCGCTGGGGCCGGCTCGCGCCCGGCACGCAGACGCGGAAGACCGAGGCGCTCTTCCCGCGCATCGAGGCCGCGTGA